A genomic segment from Aspergillus chevalieri M1 DNA, chromosome 7, nearly complete sequence encodes:
- a CDS encoding uncharacterized protein (COG:S;~EggNog:ENOG410Q1C2;~InterPro:IPR038595,IPR025659;~TransMembrane:1 (i208-234o)): MSRATYNHARLDRNIIPKTSRPRYVLKAPERQVAFRQEHIADEKTTLILKPHGDAQSENAYKITHEEGAPAFTATGRKHSDRSCREVRDASGLPLFDIYKKPLSSPFSWVVTLPGSKPSADAAIAKATPQWSWGSINLSLEFRNVAAVETKDEEDKKLSLMVKKHGMALSFFDVVDGDRRIADIRESVNHNEKLALRRGSRGGSHRPALDLIVAPGMDISLVAAIAIIVSDWFFGSD; encoded by the exons ATGTCACGTGCCACATACAACCACGCGCGACTGGACCGTAACATCATACCCAAAACATCTAGACCGCGATATGTTCTGAAAGCACCAGAGCGCCAAGTCGCCTTCCGACAGGAGCATATCGCAGACGAAAAAACCACATTAATCCTCAAACCACACGGCGACGCCCAATCAGAGAATGCATATAAAATAACCCATGAAGAGGGCGCCCCCGCATTCACGGCAACAGGTCGGAAACACAGTGATCGCTCCTGTCGGGAAGTCCGCGACGCCTCGGGCCTGCCTTTATTCGATATTTACAAAAAGCCGCTTTCGAGTCCTTTTAGTTGGGTCGTTACCTTGCCCGGGAGCAAACCCAGCGCGGACGCGGCTATAGCCAAAGCGACGCCTCAGTGGAGTTGGGGTAGCATCAATCTGAGTTTAGAGTTTCGCAATGTTGCCGCTGTCGAGACgaaagatgaagaggacaAGAAGCTGTCTTTGATGGTAAAAAAACATGGAATGGCCCTGTCATTCTTTGATGTTGTGGATGGTGATAGGAGGATTGCCGATATACGCGAGAGCGTCAACCACAATGAGAAATTGGCTTTGAGAAGAGGCTCCCGCGGAGGAAGCCATCGGCCTGCGTTGGACCTTATCGTTGCTCCCGGGATGGATATATCATTG GTGGCAGCAATTGCAATCATTGTGTCGGATTGGTTTTTCGGGTCAGACTGA